One Tolypothrix bouteillei VB521301 DNA window includes the following coding sequences:
- the lpxA gene encoding acyl-ACP--UDP-N-acetylglucosamine O-acyltransferase, producing MKTLIHPTAVIHPNSDLHPTVQVGAYAVIGGHVKVGPETVIGAHAVLEGPLEIGARNQIFPGAVIGMEPQDLKYAGEYSWVKIGNDNSIREYVTINKATGAGEETRIGNGNLLMAYVHVGHNCIIEDSVIIANSVALAGHVHIESRARLSGVLGVHQFVHIGSLAMVGGMARIDRDVPPYMLVEGNPARIRTLNLVGLKRSGMDLNEFQILKKAFRILYRSELTFKEAIEHLEELGETSQLQHLRRFLLLSQMPGRRGLVPGKGKAASSDGDRE from the coding sequence TTGAAAACGCTAATTCATCCTACTGCTGTCATTCATCCTAATTCAGATTTGCACCCCACGGTGCAAGTCGGTGCGTATGCTGTGATTGGAGGGCATGTCAAAGTTGGTCCTGAAACCGTAATCGGCGCTCACGCCGTATTAGAAGGACCATTAGAAATTGGGGCGCGAAATCAAATTTTTCCCGGTGCCGTTATTGGCATGGAACCTCAAGATTTAAAATATGCTGGCGAATACAGCTGGGTCAAAATAGGAAACGATAACTCAATAAGAGAATACGTCACCATTAATAAAGCAACTGGTGCGGGTGAAGAAACTCGCATTGGTAACGGTAACCTGCTTATGGCTTATGTCCATGTAGGTCATAACTGTATTATTGAAGATTCTGTAATAATTGCCAACTCCGTTGCTTTAGCCGGACACGTCCATATAGAGTCACGTGCAAGACTTAGTGGAGTGTTGGGAGTCCATCAATTTGTGCATATTGGAAGTCTCGCAATGGTGGGAGGTATGGCACGGATTGACAGAGATGTGCCTCCATATATGTTAGTAGAGGGGAATCCAGCACGGATACGCACTCTCAACCTTGTAGGGCTGAAACGTTCTGGAATGGATCTCAATGAATTCCAAATCCTTAAGAAAGCTTTTCGCATTCTTTACCGTTCGGAGTTGACATTTAAAGAAGCCATAGAACATCTCGAAGAACTGGGAGAAACCTCACAGCTACAGCATTTGCGCCGCTTTCTCCTGCTTTCCCAAATGCCAGGGAGACGCGGTTTGGTTCCAGGTAAAGGGAAAGCTGCTAGCAGTGATGGAGATAGGGAATAG
- the nfi gene encoding deoxyribonuclease V (cleaves DNA at apurinic or apyrimidinic sites), translated as MKIYQRHPWPTTVDEAIKIQEELQSEVIVEDNFKQPLQYVAGVDMAFEEDGAISRAAVAVLSFPDLQLQETSIARRPTTFPYIPGFLSFREIPAVLDALEKITISPDIILCDGQGIAHPRRFGIACHLGLIMDMPTIGVAKSLLIGKHEDLPETRGSWQPLMHKGETVGAVLRTRTGVKPVYVSSGHRVSLPTAIDCVLRCTTKYRLPETTRLADKLSKH; from the coding sequence ATGAAGATTTATCAACGCCACCCCTGGCCTACTACGGTAGATGAAGCCATAAAAATACAAGAAGAACTCCAGTCTGAAGTGATTGTTGAAGATAATTTTAAACAACCCTTGCAATATGTTGCAGGTGTTGATATGGCTTTTGAAGAAGATGGTGCGATTAGCCGTGCTGCTGTGGCGGTACTGAGCTTTCCCGATCTACAGTTACAGGAAACAAGCATTGCACGTCGTCCTACAACGTTCCCCTACATTCCTGGCTTTCTGTCATTTCGCGAAATACCTGCAGTTTTAGACGCTTTGGAAAAAATTACGATCTCACCAGATATTATCCTGTGTGATGGACAAGGAATCGCCCATCCTCGTAGGTTTGGTATAGCTTGTCATTTAGGCTTAATTATGGATATGCCTACTATTGGTGTTGCAAAATCGTTACTTATTGGTAAGCATGAGGACTTGCCAGAAACACGAGGTAGCTGGCAACCGTTAATGCATAAAGGAGAAACGGTGGGAGCCGTTTTACGGACGCGTACAGGAGTTAAACCCGTGTACGTTTCTAGCGGTCATAGAGTGAGTTTACCTACGGCTATTGATTGTGTATTGCGTTGTACTACAAAGTATCGCTTACCAGAAACAACTCGCCTTGCTGATAAACTTTCTAAACACTAG
- the mnmH gene encoding tRNA 2-selenouridine(34) synthase MnmH — MPPLPTYTKQPWIETYSEIIDVRSPSEYAEDHIPGAINLPVLNDAERARVGTVYKQDSPFTARKIGAALVSKNISQHLSQHFETKGKDYQPLIYCWRGGQRSNSMALVLTQIGWRVTLIEGGYKTYRAYVRDRLEKIPEKFTYRVLCGLTGSGKTHILRKMRLSGFQVLNLEALANHRGSLLGEEWDNQPSPQPSQKYFESLLLQQLQSFNPAETIWLESESNKIGQVYLPLSLWDKMKQASCVEIQVPLSTRVSYLLQEYPHLTTHPDFLKVKLEKLKSRYSKEKLREWDRLIDTQQWELFVEDMLNCHYDPTYYKSMQWNFKKVEKILKISDLSDATVENLLNLVLKDF; from the coding sequence ATGCCACCCTTACCTACATACACCAAACAACCTTGGATAGAAACTTACAGTGAAATAATTGATGTCAGATCTCCTAGTGAATATGCTGAAGACCATATCCCTGGTGCCATCAATTTACCAGTACTCAACGATGCAGAACGTGCTCGCGTAGGAACAGTATACAAACAAGATTCTCCCTTCACTGCTCGAAAAATTGGTGCTGCTTTAGTTTCCAAAAACATTTCTCAGCATCTGAGCCAGCATTTTGAAACAAAAGGAAAAGATTACCAACCCTTGATCTACTGCTGGAGAGGCGGACAGCGTTCCAACAGTATGGCTTTGGTACTGACCCAAATTGGTTGGCGTGTCACCCTTATTGAAGGCGGTTACAAGACATACCGCGCCTACGTTCGCGATCGGTTAGAAAAAATACCAGAAAAATTTACCTACCGAGTCTTGTGTGGTTTAACTGGTAGTGGTAAGACTCATATCCTACGCAAAATGCGCCTGAGTGGGTTTCAAGTTTTAAATTTGGAAGCTTTGGCAAATCATCGAGGTTCCCTACTTGGGGAAGAATGGGATAATCAACCCTCACCTCAACCCTCTCAAAAATATTTTGAATCTTTGCTACTGCAACAACTGCAAAGTTTCAATCCTGCAGAAACTATTTGGTTAGAATCAGAAAGTAACAAAATTGGACAAGTTTATTTACCCCTGTCCTTATGGGACAAGATGAAACAGGCGAGTTGTGTAGAAATTCAAGTTCCACTCTCCACAAGAGTTAGCTATCTCCTGCAAGAATATCCACACCTCACAACACATCCAGATTTTTTAAAAGTAAAACTAGAAAAGCTAAAATCTCGCTACAGCAAAGAAAAGCTGCGTGAATGGGATCGGTTGATTGATACCCAACAGTGGGAGTTATTTGTAGAGGATATGTTAAATTGCCACTACGATCCAACTTACTATAAATCTATGCAATGGAACTTTAAAAAAGTAGAGAAAATTTTAAAAATATCAGATTTATCTGATGCTACAGTAGAGAACTTACTAAATTTAGTATTAAAGGATTTTTGA
- the fabZ gene encoding 3-hydroxyacyl-ACP dehydratase FabZ, producing the protein MTIVTEQANTIDVSAPASNNQSDNSATSKNDSKVIFSVEDIHKLLPHRYPFALVDRIIDYLPGKRAVGIKNVTFNEPQFQGHFPGQPIMPGVLIVEAMAQVGGVVLTQLPEMEGGLFLFAGIDKVRFRRQVVPGDQLVMTVELLWVKQRRFGKMQARAEVDGQLAAEGELMFSLST; encoded by the coding sequence ATGACAATCGTCACCGAACAAGCGAATACCATTGATGTTTCCGCACCAGCATCTAATAACCAATCGGATAATTCAGCTACAAGTAAAAATGACTCCAAAGTCATTTTTTCAGTAGAAGACATCCACAAACTTCTACCCCACAGATATCCATTTGCCCTTGTCGATCGGATTATTGACTATCTTCCAGGAAAACGCGCTGTAGGTATAAAAAACGTCACGTTTAATGAACCTCAGTTTCAAGGGCATTTCCCAGGACAACCTATTATGCCAGGAGTGCTTATAGTAGAAGCCATGGCACAAGTTGGTGGTGTTGTTCTCACTCAGCTTCCAGAAATGGAGGGTGGGCTTTTTTTATTTGCTGGCATAGATAAAGTACGCTTCCGCCGTCAAGTTGTACCGGGAGATCAACTAGTCATGACAGTGGAACTGTTGTGGGTAAAACAGCGTCGTTTCGGTAAGATGCAAGCGCGTGCTGAAGTTGACGGTCAGCTTGCGGCTGAAGGCGAACTTATGTTTTCCCTATCGACCTAA
- the lpxB gene encoding lipid-A-disaccharide synthase, which yields MRIFISTGEVSGDLQGSLLISALKKQAAIAGFPLEIVALGGEKMASEGATLLGNTTHIGSFGLIESLRFVVPTLQIQRRAIAYLKQHPPDLVVLIDYMGPNLGIGSYIRRHLPQVPIVYYIAPQVWVASITPSDTERILNVSNKVLAIFPEEARYFRDKGANVTWIGHPLIDRIKNFPSREVARTELGVKGDTINVALIPASRYQELKYLLPVMFQAAREIQSKLPQVHFWIPLSLEIYRKFIEKAIQQFGLQATVVSGQQQQVLAAADLAITKCGTVNLELALLNTPQVVLYRLNSLTYWVARNIFKISVPFASPVNLVVMRSIVPEFIQETATPENLTVAAMELLLNPERKQQMQADYQVMQQSLGEIGVCDRAAKEILQMLPNL from the coding sequence ATGCGTATATTTATCAGTACTGGCGAAGTATCTGGTGACTTACAAGGGTCGCTACTCATCTCCGCACTTAAAAAACAAGCTGCGATCGCAGGGTTCCCACTAGAAATTGTGGCACTCGGTGGTGAAAAAATGGCATCTGAGGGAGCTACTTTACTGGGAAATACCACTCACATTGGCTCCTTTGGTCTTATAGAATCGTTACGCTTTGTTGTCCCAACACTACAAATTCAGCGACGGGCAATTGCTTACCTCAAACAACATCCGCCCGATTTAGTAGTGCTTATCGATTATATGGGACCTAATTTGGGCATCGGCAGTTATATTCGCCGTCATTTGCCACAAGTCCCTATCGTTTATTACATTGCACCACAAGTATGGGTAGCTTCAATTACGCCAAGCGACACTGAAAGAATTCTGAACGTCAGTAATAAGGTGCTTGCAATTTTTCCAGAAGAAGCACGTTACTTCCGAGACAAAGGAGCAAACGTAACGTGGATCGGTCATCCCCTTATAGATAGAATCAAAAATTTTCCAAGCCGTGAAGTTGCAAGGACTGAGTTGGGAGTTAAAGGCGATACCATAAACGTTGCTCTTATTCCTGCTTCTCGCTACCAAGAACTGAAGTATCTGCTACCAGTGATGTTTCAAGCAGCACGAGAGATTCAATCTAAATTACCACAAGTGCATTTTTGGATTCCTTTGTCTTTGGAAATATACCGAAAATTTATTGAAAAAGCGATACAACAGTTTGGTCTGCAAGCGACTGTAGTCTCCGGTCAACAACAACAAGTACTAGCTGCTGCTGACTTGGCAATTACCAAGTGCGGTACTGTCAACTTGGAATTGGCTTTATTGAACACACCGCAAGTCGTTTTATACCGTCTCAATTCATTGACTTATTGGGTGGCTCGAAACATCTTTAAAATTTCTGTCCCCTTTGCTTCACCTGTAAACTTGGTAGTCATGAGGTCAATTGTGCCAGAGTTTATCCAAGAAACTGCAACTCCGGAAAATTTGACTGTAGCAGCCATGGAATTGTTGCTCAATCCAGAACGCAAGCAGCAAATGCAAGCAGATTATCAGGTTATGCAGCAGTCTTTAGGTGAAATTGGCGTTTGCGATCGCGCTGCTAAAGAAATTTTACAAATGCTACCAAATCTTTAA
- a CDS encoding BamA/TamA family outer membrane protein yields MRLSPFIFTVVAIAAPLGNSLSVNAQTAKDLKTEPKTAAVTAPTTDPEQVVVGVFPAVVPGAVTKPEVIVPTISTPTIAQNLQQTPNPENQPAGTEQQAPSSPGTNTPEETTQPTQEPVQNNQQLPNFDNSPSGTQQQTPAPETQQQAPAPETQQQAPAPETQQQTPAPGNQQPAPENTNPPTFEQTPPPTQQETPSEQSPAATEPRVLVSEVLIRSEAGQAIAPELEDQIYRAIRTQPGRTTTRTQLQEDINAVFATGFFSNVQAVPEDTPLGVRVSFVVQPNPVLTKVQVQANPGTNVASVLPADTADTIFKEQYGKILNLRDLQEGIKQLTKRYQDKGYALANVIGAPQVSENGVVTLQVAEGVVEDIRVQFRNKEGQTTNDKGQPIRGRTQPYIVTRELQLKPGNVFNRNTVQRDLQRVFGLGLFEDVNVSLDPGSDPSKVDVVVNVVERNSGSIAAGAGISSASGLFGTVSYQQQNLNGRNQKLGAEVQVGQRELLFDLRFTDPWIAGDPYRTSYTANIFRRRSISLIFEGDDRDIETVQNVNDPNEDGDTPRVVRLGGGVNFTRPLSRNPYERAEWTASAGLQYQRVTIRGDGETARLGRLEGTNEFVELSESGKGKDDLLLLQLGLARDLRNNPLQPTSGSFLRFGVDQSVPIGLGNIFLTRLRGSYSTYLPIDFTNFTKGPETLAFNVQAGTILGDLPPYEAFSLGGSNSVRGYEEGGLGSGRSFVQASVEYRFPVFSVVSGALFFDVGSDLGTSTRAAELLNKDGTGYGFGIGVRVQSPLGPIRIDYGVNDDGDSRINFGIGERF; encoded by the coding sequence ATGCGCTTATCTCCCTTTATATTTACAGTTGTAGCGATCGCAGCCCCATTGGGCAATTCGCTAAGTGTGAATGCACAAACCGCTAAAGATTTAAAAACAGAACCAAAAACAGCAGCGGTTACAGCACCTACAACAGATCCAGAGCAAGTCGTTGTTGGGGTATTCCCAGCAGTTGTGCCTGGAGCGGTAACCAAGCCAGAAGTTATAGTGCCAACAATCTCAACACCAACAATTGCACAAAACCTTCAACAAACTCCAAATCCTGAGAATCAGCCTGCGGGAACTGAGCAACAAGCCCCATCATCTCCGGGTACAAATACACCAGAGGAGACAACCCAGCCAACTCAGGAACCAGTACAAAATAACCAACAACTGCCCAATTTTGACAATTCACCATCGGGGACTCAACAACAAACACCAGCCCCAGAAACCCAGCAACAAGCACCAGCCCCAGAAACCCAGCAACAAGCACCAGCCCCAGAAACCCAACAACAAACACCAGCCCCAGGAAATCAACAACCAGCACCAGAGAACACAAATCCACCTACATTTGAACAAACACCTCCGCCAACTCAACAAGAAACTCCATCAGAACAATCTCCCGCAGCAACAGAACCTCGGGTGCTTGTCTCTGAAGTATTGATTCGCTCTGAAGCCGGACAAGCGATCGCACCAGAGTTGGAAGACCAAATCTATAGAGCAATTCGTACCCAACCGGGGAGAACCACAACTCGTACACAATTGCAAGAAGATATTAACGCCGTTTTTGCTACAGGGTTCTTCTCTAATGTTCAAGCAGTACCAGAAGATACCCCATTAGGTGTACGGGTAAGTTTTGTGGTACAACCCAATCCGGTCTTAACTAAAGTGCAAGTGCAAGCGAATCCCGGCACAAATGTTGCTTCCGTACTACCAGCTGATACTGCAGATACGATATTTAAAGAACAATATGGTAAGATACTTAACCTGCGCGATCTACAAGAAGGGATCAAACAACTCACCAAACGCTATCAAGACAAAGGTTATGCACTAGCGAACGTTATTGGTGCGCCTCAAGTTTCTGAAAATGGAGTTGTTACCCTGCAAGTTGCAGAGGGTGTGGTAGAAGATATTCGAGTTCAGTTCCGCAATAAAGAAGGTCAAACAACAAACGACAAGGGACAACCAATTCGCGGACGAACACAGCCCTACATCGTGACACGAGAACTACAACTAAAGCCCGGAAATGTTTTTAACCGAAACACAGTGCAAAGAGACCTGCAAAGGGTATTTGGGCTGGGACTATTTGAAGATGTAAACGTTTCCCTCGATCCCGGTAGCGATCCTAGCAAAGTGGATGTAGTCGTCAACGTTGTTGAACGTAACAGCGGTTCTATTGCAGCAGGTGCTGGTATTAGTTCTGCAAGTGGCTTGTTTGGTACTGTCAGCTATCAGCAGCAAAACCTCAATGGACGAAATCAAAAACTGGGTGCTGAGGTACAAGTAGGACAAAGAGAATTGTTATTTGACCTCCGCTTTACAGACCCTTGGATTGCTGGCGATCCTTACCGCACTTCTTACACAGCCAATATTTTCCGTCGGAGATCCATTTCATTAATCTTTGAAGGCGACGATAGAGATATTGAAACTGTTCAAAACGTGAACGACCCCAACGAAGATGGTGATACCCCTCGCGTTGTACGCTTGGGGGGTGGTGTCAATTTCACCCGTCCTTTGTCTAGAAATCCTTATGAAAGAGCAGAATGGACAGCCTCAGCTGGTTTGCAATATCAGAGAGTGACGATCAGAGGTGATGGGGAGACCGCTAGGCTGGGACGCCTTGAAGGTACAAATGAGTTTGTGGAACTCAGCGAATCTGGAAAAGGGAAAGACGATTTACTACTCTTGCAATTGGGACTCGCACGGGACTTGAGAAATAATCCCTTACAACCCACAAGTGGTTCTTTCCTGCGTTTTGGCGTTGACCAATCCGTACCTATAGGATTGGGAAATATTTTCCTGACAAGATTGCGTGGTAGCTATAGCACATACTTACCCATCGATTTTACAAACTTTACTAAAGGACCGGAAACTCTTGCTTTTAACGTTCAAGCAGGAACGATACTAGGCGATCTCCCGCCTTATGAAGCCTTTTCTCTTGGTGGTAGTAACTCTGTACGGGGTTACGAAGAAGGAGGTTTGGGTAGCGGGCGCAGTTTTGTCCAAGCATCAGTTGAGTATCGCTTCCCCGTCTTTTCTGTTGTGAGCGGTGCTTTATTTTTTGATGTTGGTAGCGATTTGGGAACAAGTACTCGGGCTGCTGAGTTGTTGAATAAAGATGGTACTGGCTACGGCTTTGGTATTGGGGTGCGAGTGCAATCTCCTTTAGGACCAATTCGTATTGACTATGGTGTTAACGACGATGGTGATAGCCGCATTAACTTTGGTATTGGAGAGAGGTTCTGA
- the lpxC gene encoding UDP-3-O-acyl-N-acetylglucosamine deacetylase produces MQHTLASEINQTGVGLHSGISTQVRIRPSEAGSGRYFVRVDLPNTPIIPAQVAAVNQTVLSTQLGKGEAHVRTVEHLLASLATMGVDNARIEINGPEVPLLDGSAKEWATAIASVGLVSQPSSEDRVLRVLEEPIWVRQGDAFVCALPSEEVRFTYGIDFDVKAIGNQWYSWSPGSDSFATARGASRTNFAESFLTEIAPARTFGLLHQIEQLQQSGLIKGGSLDNALVCGPEGWLNPPLRFANEPVRHKILDLVGDLSLLGTFPCAHVLAYKASHNLHIQLAQRILELADG; encoded by the coding sequence ATGCAACATACTTTAGCAAGTGAAATCAACCAAACTGGAGTGGGACTGCATAGCGGTATCTCAACTCAAGTTCGCATCCGACCATCGGAAGCTGGTAGCGGACGCTACTTTGTACGCGTGGATCTGCCAAATACACCGATAATTCCAGCACAGGTAGCAGCAGTTAATCAAACTGTGCTCTCAACGCAGTTAGGTAAGGGTGAAGCTCATGTACGTACAGTTGAACATTTGCTTGCATCTCTAGCTACTATGGGAGTGGATAATGCTCGAATTGAAATCAATGGTCCGGAGGTTCCACTTTTGGATGGTTCGGCAAAGGAGTGGGCAACTGCGATCGCATCTGTTGGCTTAGTATCACAGCCATCAAGTGAGGATAGAGTTCTTCGTGTTTTAGAAGAGCCAATTTGGGTGCGTCAGGGCGATGCTTTTGTTTGTGCCCTACCATCTGAAGAAGTACGGTTTACTTATGGTATTGATTTTGACGTAAAAGCTATTGGCAACCAATGGTACAGTTGGTCGCCAGGGAGCGATAGCTTCGCTACTGCGCGGGGCGCATCTCGCACAAATTTTGCCGAAAGTTTTTTAACCGAAATTGCCCCAGCCCGCACTTTTGGGTTGCTACATCAAATCGAACAGTTACAACAATCGGGTTTAATTAAAGGTGGAAGCTTAGATAACGCTCTCGTTTGCGGACCTGAAGGTTGGTTAAATCCACCACTAAGATTTGCAAATGAGCCAGTACGTCATAAAATCTTGGATTTAGTAGGAGATTTGAGTTTGTTAGGTACCTTCCCTTGTGCTCATGTCTTAGCATACAAAGCCAGCCATAATTTACATATTCAACTGGCACAAAGAATTTTGGAGCTAGCTGATGGCTAA
- a CDS encoding DNA cytosine methyltransferase, whose protein sequence is MLFSASQTQSPDSKILSRPIAVDLFAGAGGMTLGFEQAGFDVLASVEIDPIHCAIHEFNFPFWKIFCKSIVEITAEEIRKNSCIGDREIDVVFGGPPCQGFSLIGKRIFDDPRNALVCHYIKLVLELNPKFFVLENVKGMTVGKHKEFISTIVNEFEENGYQVRQDYKVLNASEYGVPQNRERLFLLGSRYGLELPKYPKPIAKSVGSKKANSNNQLPTSPTVWDAIGDLPEVENYIELFKQDWAIANFGKPSHYGRQLRGFSPANNDYSYPRQYDPRILTSSLRTRHSLESIKRFEATPYGKTEPISRFLKLDPQGICNTLRAGTPSNRGAFTSPRPIHPFTPRCITVREAARLHSYPDWFRFHTTKWHGFRQVGNSVPPLLAKAVASEIIKVLGLCPEKPKIIQALGNKKNLTFDMSHASRYYGVDPRAIERRTKGLKSEIV, encoded by the coding sequence TTGTTATTCTCAGCATCCCAAACCCAAAGCCCGGACTCTAAAATCCTCAGCCGTCCCATTGCTGTGGATTTATTTGCTGGTGCTGGAGGTATGACACTTGGTTTTGAACAAGCGGGATTTGACGTGCTTGCATCTGTTGAAATCGATCCAATTCATTGTGCAATACACGAATTTAATTTTCCTTTTTGGAAAATTTTTTGCAAAAGTATTGTTGAGATTACAGCAGAAGAAATTAGAAAGAATTCCTGTATTGGCGATCGCGAAATAGATGTAGTATTTGGTGGTCCTCCGTGTCAGGGATTTTCCTTAATAGGCAAACGTATTTTTGACGATCCTCGTAACGCTTTAGTCTGCCATTATATAAAATTAGTTTTAGAGTTAAACCCCAAGTTTTTTGTTTTAGAAAATGTTAAGGGAATGACTGTTGGTAAACATAAAGAATTTATTTCAACGATCGTAAATGAATTTGAAGAAAATGGATATCAAGTTCGTCAAGATTATAAAGTCTTAAATGCTTCAGAATATGGAGTGCCGCAAAATCGTGAAAGGTTATTTTTGTTAGGTAGCCGTTACGGGTTAGAATTACCAAAGTATCCCAAGCCGATCGCTAAATCCGTTGGCTCCAAAAAAGCTAATTCAAACAATCAACTCCCTACCAGCCCTACAGTTTGGGATGCGATCGGGGACTTACCGGAAGTAGAAAACTATATAGAACTGTTTAAACAAGATTGGGCGATCGCAAATTTTGGAAAACCGAGCCATTATGGGAGACAGCTTCGCGGTTTTTCCCCTGCAAACAATGACTATTCCTATCCGCGCCAGTACGATCCTCGAATTCTGACTTCAAGTTTAAGGACAAGACATTCTTTAGAATCTATCAAAAGATTTGAAGCGACTCCATATGGCAAAACAGAACCTATCAGCCGCTTTCTCAAACTCGATCCCCAAGGAATTTGTAATACGTTAAGAGCCGGAACTCCAAGTAACAGAGGAGCGTTTACTTCTCCTCGACCAATTCACCCGTTTACCCCAAGATGTATTACTGTACGCGAAGCAGCACGTTTGCACTCGTATCCAGATTGGTTTAGATTTCATACAACAAAATGGCACGGATTTCGACAAGTAGGGAACTCTGTTCCACCTTTATTAGCAAAAGCAGTAGCCTCAGAAATTATCAAAGTTCTCGGTTTATGTCCTGAGAAGCCTAAAATTATACAAGCTCTGGGAAATAAAAAAAATTTGACATTTGATATGTCTCACGCATCTCGTTATTATGGTGTCGATCCGCGTGCTATTGAACGAAGAACTAAAGGGTTGAAAAGTGAAATTGTGTAG
- a CDS encoding FHA domain-containing protein, with protein sequence MNSLTLQWQDAGKDNTQKIYEQQPSKNQGTVRIGRDPVRCDIVLNHPTVSGLHIEIYFHSQQQCFVIRNLREQNPPLVDGRQLVQGTLRLNQGSTIYLGQQQLHVTAVSISSTSSVPETLLAPPKPPTANAQPLTPSAGQGQYPPHQPTPPVRQQRPVQPYPPHQPTPPVRQQPVVQGHHYHSPTPPVQQGVYGLECPKCHKVSSLEHLQVGCPWCGTSLAAAMSVLVPPGV encoded by the coding sequence ATGAACTCACTCACTTTACAGTGGCAGGATGCAGGAAAAGACAACACTCAGAAAATATATGAACAGCAGCCAAGTAAAAACCAAGGTACTGTTCGTATTGGTCGCGATCCAGTTCGATGTGATATTGTACTGAATCATCCTACTGTATCGGGGTTGCATATTGAAATTTACTTTCATTCACAACAGCAATGTTTTGTAATTAGAAATTTGCGAGAACAGAACCCCCCACTTGTCGATGGACGGCAACTCGTTCAAGGTACATTAAGACTCAATCAAGGCAGCACTATTTATTTGGGGCAGCAACAACTTCACGTAACTGCTGTTTCTATTTCCTCGACTAGCAGCGTTCCAGAAACACTTTTAGCCCCACCAAAACCACCGACAGCAAATGCCCAACCTCTTACACCATCCGCAGGACAAGGGCAATATCCCCCCCACCAACCTACGCCTCCTGTCAGGCAACAACGCCCAGTTCAACCATATCCCCCCCACCAACCTACGCCTCCTGTCAGGCAACAACCAGTTGTACAAGGACACCACTATCATTCACCAACGCCACCCGTACAGCAGGGAGTGTACGGTTTGGAGTGCCCCAAATGTCATAAAGTTTCGTCCTTAGAACATTTACAAGTTGGTTGTCCTTGGTGCGGTACGTCTTTAGCTGCCGCCATGAGTGTTTTAGTTCCACCCGGTGTTTAG
- a CDS encoding prohibitin family protein, protein MQNISRQISRSNNFRLGFPLAGGVCVLLLAIVFRPFTIVNAGERGVVMHFGKVQEQVLDEGIHPIMPIVTTVKRLSVRVRQNTFNADAASKDLQKVTTELAVNWHIEPTRVNKVYQQVGDEEQIITGIITPSVSEVLKAATAKKTAEEIITIRTQLKAEIDTHLKQRLSAYGLIVDDVSLVNFSFSPEFSKAIEAKQIAEQEAKQAEFIAKKATQEAQADVNRARGQAEAQRLQRQTLTPELLQKQAIEKWDGRFPTVISGNGTLPLINISPESLAGKKE, encoded by the coding sequence ATGCAGAACATTAGCAGACAAATCTCCAGATCCAATAATTTTAGATTAGGTTTTCCCTTAGCAGGAGGTGTATGTGTCTTACTTCTAGCGATCGTGTTCCGTCCCTTTACAATTGTAAATGCAGGTGAGAGGGGTGTTGTCATGCATTTTGGAAAAGTCCAAGAGCAAGTGTTAGATGAGGGTATTCATCCTATAATGCCGATTGTTACAACAGTCAAAAGGCTGAGTGTGAGGGTTCGGCAAAATACTTTTAATGCTGATGCTGCTTCCAAAGACCTTCAGAAAGTCACGACAGAACTTGCAGTGAATTGGCATATCGAACCAACACGGGTTAATAAAGTCTATCAACAAGTAGGTGATGAAGAACAAATTATTACTGGAATAATTACTCCATCTGTGTCTGAAGTGTTGAAAGCAGCAACAGCAAAGAAGACAGCAGAAGAAATTATTACTATCAGAACGCAACTGAAAGCAGAAATTGACACTCATCTAAAACAACGTCTTTCTGCTTACGGTTTGATAGTTGATGATGTGTCTTTAGTAAATTTTTCATTTTCTCCTGAGTTTAGTAAAGCTATTGAAGCAAAGCAAATAGCCGAACAAGAAGCTAAACAAGCAGAGTTTATTGCTAAGAAAGCAACTCAAGAAGCCCAAGCAGATGTGAATCGTGCTAGGGGTCAAGCAGAAGCACAAAGATTACAAAGACAAACTTTGACACCAGAATTGTTGCAAAAGCAGGCGATCGAAAAGTGGGATGGACGTTTTCCAACGGTGATAAGCGGTAATGGTACTTTACCTCTAATCAATATTAGTCCTGAAAGTTTGGCAGGTAAGAAAGAGTAG